ACATCCTGAAGGGCCTTAGCTAGGCTGAGCCATTAGCAGTGCCTTATGGACACCTGGTTCTCTCTGGCCCAGGGCCTTTGCTGCTTTCTCAGCCCAGAACCCTCTTTCCCTACAAGCCTATCAGATCCTGATCTATTCCATTCAGCAGAGGACTTGGGATCTTAGTCAAGGGTCACTTCCTGAGGGAAACCTCCTGGAACCATACCCCTCTCCCACATTTGATCAAGTCCCTGCTCCAGGCTTTCTAAGCCCTAAGTGGTGTTCTTCCTACCATTTCCTGAAGATGGGGTTTTGCCTTGATTTGTCTGTGAGTTCTATTGAGATTCACTGTAACTATCTTTACTTCTACCATATCACTAATGCTAAGTTCTGTGTCCCTAAaagtaggtgcttgataaatatttgttaaatgaaggaatgaCTCTAACAGCCACAACTCTGCCTTCTGAGAGATCTTCTGGAAAAGATGAGTTCCCTGGCTTTTTTTTGTTCTAGAATTTGGGCGAAGAGCTTAGTAGAAGTAAGAATGATTCCTAAGCTGCTGGAGAGGATGGCCAAAGGCTACATAGGCAAATCCTACCAGCCAATGCCCCAAAGCATGAGGCTCACCTCAGGAATGGCAGATGGGGTGTTTGTTGTAAAGGTCATGTGGGGgcagagaaaaatcccctcaaAACTCAGTTGAAAGCCTAAATGCTATGGGATGTCCATTACCCAAAATGAAGGATCTTTATCGCCCGAAAATCCAGAGAAAAGTGGACTGAGGGTCCCCAAAATTAGTGCCCAGTGGGCAACAGGTATAGAGGATGCTATTGATCACAGTGACAAAAAGATTGCAGAGAAGACACTTCTCTTGAAGGTGAGGGTAGTGATGGGAGGAGACATTTTCATGCtagtcaagaaatatttatcaggGTCTGTATTAGGTGCCAGGGAAATCAAGTGTAAAAGAAAGTCATGGCTCTTCCTCTCACAGAGCAAAAAGTCCagtaagagagacagaagacattAAATAGACAATAATAAGCACAACAGAGCTGGAAAACAGGGAAAATAGTGCCTATCTTACAAGGATCTtctgaggatgaaatgaggtAACCTAGGTAAAGTGTTtaacacagggcctggcacagagtaagctaTGGTAACTAGCTGCTGTTAAGGACGTTGAAATGCAGGGGATTATGGGAGTGAAGAGTAAAAGGATTTATTTcaggctgggggtgagggagtCGCAATGATTGCCTCAAGAAATGAcacaaagatttgaaaaatattcagcATGAAGGGGAGGGTGGTGGAGATTAATTTCACCGTTTTATAGCCTACAAAGCCTTTGGCTTCCCTCATCTGGTTCCGTCTTCAAACCAACATAACAGGCTGGTGTCTGGAGTTAGTATCTCCATTATACACACGGGGAAAGTGAGATAGGAGAAAAGGATCTATCTAGGGTCACGAAGCAAGGTCCTAAAGCTGATCTTTCTGGTCTCATTATGGGCGAGAAAAGTCGGCAAACACCGCGGGGCGTTCATTAATACTGGGTTAAAAGCATGGAACGAGGTCCACGGGTTGACAATAGCAAATAGCCCCTTCCAGGAGTGAGTCACATAGGTTTCCTGGGGGAGTTAATGTTGGAATAGGCTCTTTCGCCTGTTGGGTGTTAAGACCCCCCATAATCTTACCTTTCTCTCGTGGGCGAGAGAGCAGGTTCGTTCAGGAAGCAACCTCGCCCGAAGTGGGCGAGTGTCTCGGGGAGAGAGAAGACCGGTCACCACCATCCGGGAGCCACAATCCCGGGCCGCCCCACGCTCTGGTTTCCATAGCGATGGTCCTTCCTCGAGGTGAGGGATCCTCAGGGCCGGGTCTTCGGAGAAACCCCGGCCTCCTCTCCGCTCTCTGGAGCTGTCCCGCCCGCCCTCGCCAGGTTACCCGCCCCTCGATCACGCCCGGGCCACATCAGTTTTAGCGGAGAGGTAGGATCTGCCACACTCTCCGCAGCCCGCTGAGTCTCGCCCAGCTCGTTTCCACGGCAACGCGCCCGGCGCAGCACGGCGGCCGCCGAGGGACAATCCTGCCGCGTCCGCAGCCTCCGGGGCTCCCGGCACACGTCCCGCCTCCAGGTCCCACCTAGTCCCCCGGGCAACGCTCATGGGTTTGCGCAACGTGTGTGCCCTGGAACTCACTCTGTGTCCGCCCGCGCCCTCCGAGCATGGCTTATCATCTGGTTACCATTTCTGAGTCGTTCTCCAGTGTGGTAGACGCGGCTGCCCAGCAACCCAGGCCCTCGGTCACATGGAACCTGGGCTCGCCTTTGGGTTATTCGACCGCCGCTCAGGCCACCACCAGTTCCGGCACCACCCCGGCCTGGACCTTCCAGCGCGATAGGCTCGGCACTCACCCCGAAATCAACGTAGGGACCCACCCGCAGATCTGCTTCCTGCGGCCGCGGACAGCGCAGCTGCCGGTGCTCTTCAGGTGCGGCCCAGGTGCCCAGGGCTTTGCTCAGACCTGGAAATCTCTCAGATCCCTGCTCCCACAGCGGCCCTtgggactccccccccccccccccccccccggctcgcCCCGAGCCCCTCAGAGCCTGGCACTTCGTGAAACTACAAGAGAGTCTGGATTTCTCGCAGGTGCGAGCCCCCCAGCTCCTTCCCAGTCCAGCTCCTCGCATCCCCGGGAGCCCAAACGCCCTCAGCCCAGACTCCCAGGAGAAGTTGGAATCTCCATCTCCCACCCACATGTCTTCCAAATCTCCCGGGCCCTTCAGTCACCCAAGCTTGACATCACGTGGCGCTAGGGTCCCCAGCGCCCTTTGGGCCAGCCTTGAATTTCCTTAGAGCCTAGCAAGTCCCAGGCCCCCTCAGGCCTCTGACATCCCTGTCCTCAGCCTCTCTGTTCCCCAGTAGTCCTGGCAAAGCCCCTCAGCTCAGCTCCAGTCCCCACAGACTCCAACTTCCCCTCCTTCCCGTCCATTCCACAACCCTGGCAGCATCCTCTAGGCTCCCACAAAGGCCTTGGGTTGGAAAGCAATTTGGTTCAAAATGACCACTTATTACTTGAAAGGGGATATGTACAGtcactgcccccgccccccctttttaaattttcccagGAAGTATTGGTAAATTTGGTGCACCACTGAGTGGGTGAAGAGTgttttatattatctttaaatatttttggtcttttttttttttttaaataggaattaGGAGACTTTCGTATGtgagcatctttttgtatgtGAGCCTTTTTCATTTCATGCCTTTGCtgtcagaaaaatgtaaatgcgGGACTGGGGACATTTGTTTATACTagtctgaaaatgtaaaaacattcataAAACGATAGTTTGAAATTGGCTGAAAGTAaactagaaaaacattttttaatccttcaaaatgttttaacctttaaaaattgCCCTTTTTGTCCTATCAAAGTAATATACACTTACAGGAAAACCAGACcagacaaacaagcaaaatgtATGGCCACATACAACCACCGTGTATATTTTTCCAGAtccattcatatatatgtaccacaACATAGTGATACATCTTTTAGGGGAAAATTTTGTCACAACAAAGTTCACTCTTGTGTTACCTatcttctcccccctcctctaATACACCATGGATGTCTGTTTTATTCATGGCTGCATAGTATTTTATTGCATGACCTAATTATGATTTATTCAATTGCTTCCCTATTGTACATTTACttgtaaaatttacaaattttagaaagaaaatttagaaacaaaatatgaagaattattttgaaacagGCAAAAACACTTAAAGGTACATATTTGCAAAACCATTTCATGGTGCAACCAAATtatcaaaaagtgaaaacttggcATATCCATTTTTGACCaaaattcttcattttggccaaaTTTTTATCTCTAGTTTCACCTGGAGCACTTGGCTCCAttctgttcccctccccaccccacccgcctccctcccATCCCATCTTTATTTCTCATCTCAGAGAGTTTTCTCAAACCTTTCTCCACCACAGACTTCCCTCacttttctagactttttccaaACCTTCTTCCCTTAGAATTTCCCTATTAACCAGCCTAACCTCCAAACCTCTCTTTTTCCCTGCTTCCCCTGATCCCTCCCCCTTCCAGTCTTTCTTAGACCTAGGCTCTGGAGCAAAtgctcccctcctcacctccctctgACCCTTATCATACAAATTTTGCTCCTTTCCACTAAGACCCCCACCTTCCATCTCATCCTACATTTTCTCCTTAAGATGGCTGCTTCTGAGGACAGTTCTGAGTCCTGTTCACACTTTTCTTGTGGACTGCTCTGGGCCTTTCTACATCCTTCTCAGGATGGCTTTTCCTTTCAACATCCAGGAAATAACCCTTTAGTGCATTTTCTGCAAGAGGAGTAGCCTAGGCCTACTCCTTTGCTCCTCTGACAATTATGACAGAGTTGTGTCTCTCCTAAGAATATCCTGGAGAAGCCTTAGTCATTCCCCTAGGACCCCAGCAAATCAGTCCCTGTCCTAGACCTGCCATATGGCCCCAGCCATCTCACCCTGCACCacttttcccttccatttccagCTTAATGAATTCCAGTGAAGCAGCAGTGAAAAATTTTTTACCCAAGAGCAACTTACCCCGGGTGATTATTCGTGACAACCTCAGTGCACAACGAGTCTATGAGATGGAGGTAAAGTCATCAAAAGCTTTTGGCTTAGAGGGTATTAGTGACTTGACCCGTGTTCACTTCACTCTCCCCAG
This DNA window, taken from Neofelis nebulosa isolate mNeoNeb1 chromosome 11, mNeoNeb1.pri, whole genome shotgun sequence, encodes the following:
- the C11H5orf52 gene encoding uncharacterized protein C5orf52 homolog, encoding MAYHLVTISESFSSVVDAAAQQPRPSVTWNLGSPLGYSTAAQATTSSGTTPAWTFQRDRLGTHPEINVGTHPQICFLRPRTAQLPVLFSLMNSSEAAVKNFLPKSNLPRVIIRDNLSAQRVYEMEIRASDKTKRKMSHSYDHLKKKFMTDQLRKLGCWRRESMNIQQYLDSIQVCKVQFNLHPHRKSQPP